The [Clostridium] scindens ATCC 35704 nucleotide sequence TTTGTCACGTCCATAGTTACCGTTCCGGCCTTCGGGTTCGGCATTAATCCCTTAGGTCCGAGAACACGTCCAAGACGTCCTACAACACCCATCATATCCGGAGTGGCTACTACTACATCGAATTCAAACCAGTTCTCGTTCTGGATCTTTGGAATCAGTTCTTCTCCGCCTACGTAATCTGCTCCTGCCGCTTTTGCTTCATCAGCCTTTGCGTCCTTTGCAAATACTAAGATACGGACTTTCTTACCTGTTCCGTGCGGAAGTACGACCGCGCCACGGATCTGCTGGTCAGCGTGACGCCCGTCACATCCGGTTCTGATATGAGCCTCGATTGTCTCATCAAATTTTGCTACTGCAGTCTTTTTAACTAATGACACTGCTTCCGCAACATCGTAGAGCGTTCCTCTGTCAATTGCCTTTGCAGCCTCAACATATTTCTTTCCTCTTTTCATTCTAAAAAACCTCCTTGTGGTAATGTCGGGATAACCCTCCCACTTTCTATCGTTTACAATTTACTCTAGTCTTCAACCTTTACGCCCATGCTGCGGCATGTTCCGGCGATCATGCTGATTGCTGATTCAATGTTGGCCGCATTCAGGTCTGGCATCTTTAATTCAGCGATCTCCTGAAGCTGAGCCTTTGTGATGGTGGCAACCTTTGTCTTGTTTGGAACGCCTGAACCAGACTTGATATTGCAGGCCTTCTTAATCAGGACTGCTGCCGGCGGCGTCTTTGTGATGAAGCTGAAACTTCTGTCATTGTAAACCGTGATTACAACAGGAATAATCATGTCTCCCTGATCTGCAGTCTTAGCGTTGAACTGCTTTGTAAATTCAACGATGTTTACACCGTGCTGACCAAGCGCAGGTCCAACCGGTGGTGCCGGTGTTGCTTTTCCTGCAGGGATCTGTAACTTAATATAACCTTCTACTTTTTTTGCCATTTCAATTACCTCCTTGTGGTGCCTTCGGGAACGTCTTCGTCCCTCCCACTACCTGTTACATTTTCTTGACTTCTGCGAAACCAATTTCAACCGGCGTTTCGCGGCCGAATAGTTCAACATTGATGGTTAGGCTCTGCTTCTGTATATTCATAGACTGGATAACGCCAACCGTATCTGCCCATGCACCGGCAATAACCTGAACCGTGTCGCCTTCCTGAAAGTCAACGACAATGTTCTCCTGCCTGATCCCAAGCGGCGCCATCTCTGCATCCGTCAGCGGAACCGGCTTGGAGCCTGGTCCTACGAATCCCGTTACGCCTCTTGTGTTACGGACAACATACCACGTATCGTCATTCATAATCATATGAATCAGCACATAGCCTGGAAACATCTTCTTCTGTGTCGCCTTCTGAACGCCGTTCTTCATCTCTACGACATCTTGCATCGGAACGCGGACTTCCAGAATCTGATCTTCCAAATGTCTGTTTTCAATTGTCTTATCAATGTTGGCTTTTACTTTGTTTTCATACCCGGAATAGGTATGAACTACGTACCATTTTGCCTCTGACATAAACTCACCTTTCTTGCCCGCAGTTTATCAGTTCTATTTTACTAATAAATCCACTCCATACTGGGCAATAAAATCAACGATCGCTATGATTATTCCCAGAACTACGGACACGGAAACAACTGCCGTCGTCTGTTTTGCAAGTGTCATCTTATCTGGCCAAATGATTTTCTTAAATTCTCTGTTAAGACCTTTGAACCAGCTTTTCTTCTGAGTCTTATCGCTCATGACATCCACTCCTTTACGGCGACTATTTTGTCTCTTTGTGCAATGTGTGTGACTTGCAGAACTTACAGTACTTCTTAGTCTCCATGCGCTCAGGATGTGTTTTCTTATCCTTCGTCATGTTGTAGTTACGCTGCTTGCATTCTGTACATTCCAATGTGATTCTTGTACGCACAACTTCCACCTCGCTTCATGTTTCTTGTGTTAACATTGTTACTGGTAGCTTGCGAGGCTACCCAAATTTTAGGCATAAAAAAAAGACCTACTTCCATTCGCTAGAATAGTGTATCACAGAAAGCCGGAAAATGCAAGTCCTCTTTTCTTCATATTGTCCGAGACTTGTCCGAGTGTCCGAGGAATTCTTATTTGGATCGAAACAATATGGCTTTTGGCCTTTGAATTCCTCGGATAATTGAAAATCTCGGATAAGGCGCGCTTATTTACTTTTAAGACAGCATAAAAAAGGATTTCGTCCTATTTTTCCGCTTTTTTTCTTATGCCAACATATATCATAACGATGACAACTGCGCTGATACCAATCAAACTCAGATAGTACATAGCATTGGATTCATCGCCTGTTTTTGGCCGCTCCTGCGGAACAGGCTCTATTTCATAGACATTTTCAAATGATACTCCTGCAAGCTTATCCAACTCCCCTTCCGGATAAAGCACTGCTGTCACTTCCATTCCGTCGCCATCTTCCGCATTAGTAACATAAACAGTTAATTCATACTTTGTCGTATCATAAGTGCATTTTGGATTTGTTCCAGGCTTCTGAGTAATGGTATATGTGTAAATACCCAGATTATCATATCTTATCTCCGGGAATTTCTTGCTCTCTGCTCCAGTCAGCGTCATTGTGCAGATACCGTCCTTTGAACCTTCCGGCATCGGATATGTCACATCGTCGGCAGCCATTTCTACCACAAATTCTTCTGCCTTCTCAGGAAGCGTTCCTTCAAGCGATATCTCTACCGGTATAGAAACACTTAAGTCTCCGGCAGCAAAAGCCATCTGCATCGGCAGCATAGCGCAAAGTACCGTCATACAAAGCGCTCTAACTATCTTGGTTATTCTCGTTCTCATCTTAACCCCTCCTACTCTCACTGTTTAACAAGGCTCCATCGCAGCCAGAATAATGGTTCGCGCATCTGTAAATTCAGACGAACAAGTCGATAACGCAAGAACCTGCAAATTGGAATCCTTCCTCAGTTCATTCACGGTATCTTGATGCAGGTGTAATGCATTCTTCTCTGCATAAGATATCAATCCATCTATGTCATTCTGCCACTGATTCGGCTCAAAGATATAATCATCCCCGGCCTCTATCAGAAGGCAGGCAAAGATTTCAAGTTTATAGCTCCTGTCAGGCAGGATCAGCATTCCTGTCGTATTTTTCGTAAAAAATGCCTCATCTTTATAAAGGTCCAGATCTCCGAACATACTCCCGTTCTTCATATGATGACCATAGAGAAGTGAATATCTGTCGGAGAATGTTCTGTCATTGCGGGAATCCAGAAAGATACTCCCGGCAAGGGCAAAATCACCATATACGTCCTGATTCAGATAGATCATATTATTTGCTCCCTGTAAAACAGGATAGTCCACCTTCGTATTATCAAGACTTACCCAGGCACATACGTCCGGGTTGATTGCAAGCAGTTCCTCGAAAGACGCTTTGTCCTGATCTGCATCAGGTTTTAATTTTTTCATATCCGCCTGCACATCTTCGGCAGCGGCATAGATCCGGTTGTTGTCCCACAATGCATAAACTGCATATAGCCCTGCAGCACATAGCGATAAGACAACAATGAAGTTGATAATAGTATTTGCGGCTTTTAAAAGGATTTTCGATACTTTCATAACTACCGGCCCGTCAGGCAGCCGCACTCCTTTCCATATCTGTTGTTCCAGTTTCACAGAGGGCCGCCTCTGGCCCTCTGTACCGGATAGTTTTCACTAATTCTTGATTATTATCTTACGCGTGCGAAACGTCTCTTAGCAAAGAATACTACGATTCCTACGAAAGCAGCTGCAAGAAGCAACAGATATGGCAGATTGTCCATACCAATTCCTGTATCAACAGTTGTACCTTTTTCGTTGTTAACAGTTGCTGCACCTGTTGTATCTGCCGCAATAGTACCTTTTTCACCTGTATATGTAACAGTGTATCCCTTAGAAGGATCACTTCCATTTGTATCTGTTCCAGCATGTTTACTCTGCTCTACTACTTCATAAGTAACGCCAGCTGGAATGTTGTTGAAAGTAACTAAGGCATCCTTGTGTGCAAGTGAAAGAGTCTTTGTTACTGTCCAAACATCGCCTGTCTTTACCCACTCATTCACTGCGATATCTGCTGCACCTGAAATTGCACTCTTAACCTCTTTAGTAGATGTAAATTTTACATCGATATCAAACTTCTGTGTCTTGCTTGCCAGGTTACCGGAAACATTCTTTTTAACTGATAAGTTTCCAAGATCATACTTATTAACAATTTCGTCAATTTTTCCTTCTTTTCCATCAGTTGTTGTAAATGCTGTTGTTGCAACCAAATTGTCATTTTCATCATAAGCTACAAGAACCTGAACTCCGAAAGAATTTGGTGCATAAGTAACACCCTGTGTAGTTCCTGCAACTTCTGAAACTGTATAGTTCCATTTTCCTACTTTAGAGTAAGTCGGAACAGTAACTACAACACTACCAGGGTTTGATGCAACTGTATGATCTGCAATTGTAATCATAGTTCCATCCGGGTTCCCTTCATCGGCAGTTACGCTAAATTTCAACGTTTCGGTTGGGAATGTAGCCGGAGTCTCACCTGCTGAAGTCTCATACCGTTTTTCGAATGTAAAAGTCTTTGCCTCTGAAGATGTACCGTCTGCTGCAAATGCAACATTACTCATGCCCAAAACTAGCGTAAGCGCAAGCATGATCGAAGCTAATTTTTTCATATGATTTTCCTCCTCATATCTTGTGAATTTGTAATCTATGCTGATTCTGCCTTCCTGACAGAATGAAGCAACTAATATATTTACTTACAGTCCCTGTCTGCGAAGGATGGTAATTGCCTTTCCCTTCACATCTTTCATGGGAACCGTTCCAAAATCCCGGCTATCTTTCGCCCGGGTGCGATAATCTCCCAACAGGAATATTTCACCTTCCGGTATCTCTAACGGATATTTCAATCCGTCTTTGGCGTAAGTTGGATACAGGATTTCCCCACCCTGTGTGGTTCCATTTACCTGAAGTTCTCCACTTTCATCCATCATTACCCTGTCACTACCCCTGGCCGCAATACGCCCAATGTGCGTGTTTCCGTCTACCATGCAGACGACCACATCGTCCTTGACGTAATCCTTCTGCAGGCGAAATCCGATAACCAGATCCCCATCTTTAATCGCTGGAAACATATCATTTCCTTTAGCCTGTGTAATAAAGAATACCTTAGAAAACAGGAACCATCCTAACAGAGCAAGGAACAAGATTCGAAATAAAAGACGAATCCATTCCTTTCTCTCCAGCACACTGTTTCTGCGCCGCCTGATTACCTGCTCCGGCGTCTCAGATTGATTTTTCTGTTGCATTACCTGTTTTCTCCTGTCTCGGTTCACTCTTTCTCCGTCGTTGTACTGGTTTTTCCCCCGGCTTAGTCGAATGGGATATCTGTTCTTCTAAAAGAGCATCATATCTTGCCCGTTCCGCCGAAAGCGCTGATTCATACATAGAGTTGAGTTCCTCGATTTTCTTCCATACATCCGCTTCTTCTACACCACCGAAAAAAGCCTTCTTAAATCGAACTTCCTGAAGCCATTTACTAATACGCTGCTGTTCATGATTGAGCGGACGTGAACGAGTTTTCTTCATAAATGCCACCCGGCTTAGTTTCCGTTATGGCGTCTGCGTTTTCTTATGAATGCCACTACACCTGCAGCCACTACTGCAAGAATGAGAATATATGGCAGAGAATCAAGTGCG carries:
- a CDS encoding Spy0128 family protein — encoded protein: MRTRITKIVRALCMTVLCAMLPMQMAFAAGDLSVSIPVEISLEGTLPEKAEEFVVEMAADDVTYPMPEGSKDGICTMTLTGAESKKFPEIRYDNLGIYTYTITQKPGTNPKCTYDTTKYELTVYVTNAEDGDGMEVTAVLYPEGELDKLAGVSFENVYEIEPVPQERPKTGDESNAMYYLSLIGISAVVIVMIYVGIRKKAEK
- the rpmG gene encoding 50S ribosomal protein L33: MRTRITLECTECKQRNYNMTKDKKTHPERMETKKYCKFCKSHTLHKETK
- the rplK gene encoding 50S ribosomal protein L11, coding for MAKKVEGYIKLQIPAGKATPAPPVGPALGQHGVNIVEFTKQFNAKTADQGDMIIPVVITVYNDRSFSFITKTPPAAVLIKKACNIKSGSGVPNKTKVATITKAQLQEIAELKMPDLNAANIESAISMIAGTCRSMGVKVED
- the secE gene encoding preprotein translocase subunit SecE, producing the protein MSDKTQKKSWFKGLNREFKKIIWPDKMTLAKQTTAVVSVSVVLGIIIAIVDFIAQYGVDLLVK
- a CDS encoding DUF7601 domain-containing protein, whose amino-acid sequence is MKKLASIMLALTLVLGMSNVAFAADGTSSEAKTFTFEKRYETSAGETPATFPTETLKFSVTADEGNPDGTMITIADHTVASNPGSVVVTVPTYSKVGKWNYTVSEVAGTTQGVTYAPNSFGVQVLVAYDENDNLVATTAFTTTDGKEGKIDEIVNKYDLGNLSVKKNVSGNLASKTQKFDIDVKFTSTKEVKSAISGAADIAVNEWVKTGDVWTVTKTLSLAHKDALVTFNNIPAGVTYEVVEQSKHAGTDTNGSDPSKGYTVTYTGEKGTIAADTTGAATVNNEKGTTVDTGIGMDNLPYLLLLAAAFVGIVVFFAKRRFARVR
- the nusG gene encoding transcription termination/antitermination protein NusG, with protein sequence MSEAKWYVVHTYSGYENKVKANIDKTIENRHLEDQILEVRVPMQDVVEMKNGVQKATQKKMFPGYVLIHMIMNDDTWYVVRNTRGVTGFVGPGSKPVPLTDAEMAPLGIRQENIVVDFQEGDTVQVIAGAWADTVGVIQSMNIQKQSLTINVELFGRETPVEIGFAEVKKM
- the srtB gene encoding class B sortase, which codes for MKLEQQIWKGVRLPDGPVVMKVSKILLKAANTIINFIVVLSLCAAGLYAVYALWDNNRIYAAAEDVQADMKKLKPDADQDKASFEELLAINPDVCAWVSLDNTKVDYPVLQGANNMIYLNQDVYGDFALAGSIFLDSRNDRTFSDRYSLLYGHHMKNGSMFGDLDLYKDEAFFTKNTTGMLILPDRSYKLEIFACLLIEAGDDYIFEPNQWQNDIDGLISYAEKNALHLHQDTVNELRKDSNLQVLALSTCSSEFTDARTIILAAMEPC
- the rplA gene encoding 50S ribosomal protein L1, whose translation is MKRGKKYVEAAKAIDRGTLYDVAEAVSLVKKTAVAKFDETIEAHIRTGCDGRHADQQIRGAVVLPHGTGKKVRILVFAKDAKADEAKAAGADYVGGEELIPKIQNENWFEFDVVVATPDMMGVVGRLGRVLGPKGLMPNPKAGTVTMDVTKAIQDIKAGKIEYRLDKTNIIHVPVGKASFTEEQLTDNFQTLIDAINKARPSAVKGQFLKSVTLTSTMGPGVKINPIKVM
- the lepB gene encoding signal peptidase I, with the translated sequence MQQKNQSETPEQVIRRRRNSVLERKEWIRLLFRILFLALLGWFLFSKVFFITQAKGNDMFPAIKDGDLVIGFRLQKDYVKDDVVVCMVDGNTHIGRIAARGSDRVMMDESGELQVNGTTQGGEILYPTYAKDGLKYPLEIPEGEIFLLGDYRTRAKDSRDFGTVPMKDVKGKAITILRRQGL